In a genomic window of Nitrospinota bacterium:
- a CDS encoding Rne/Rng family ribonuclease, whose translation MAIIEDGILQELDIKSTAKEQLKGNIYKAKVVNVEQGLQAAFVDFSGGKPGFLSLGEIQPNYLPEKEKGNRRRIQEVLKRGQELLVQVTKDEIGAKGAALTTYISLPGRYLVLMPGSDSTGISRKIEDEVTRQRLKKIMGQLDVPSDMGLIVRTAGLDRTKTDLGKDLTYLLKLWETIAQKGEEAKATALIYQDLNVIIRAIRDYFTTDIGEVLIDNQEVYQEAKEFFADVMPRFGRRVKLYSDKRPLFSRYDLENQIEMIYEWKIPLKGGGSIIIEPTEALVTIDVNSGRGLPKKGMEETAYQTNLEAAREAARQLRLRDLGGLVVIDFIDMRDRKHKAAVEREFRAAVKPDKARIQTSSISRFGLMELSRQRLRSPLMDVSFSSCPNCQGHGVIKSTEAKSMEILRKIHTAAARGNVREVRGIMSASVVEYLLNRKRRELLQIEIDYDVKVVLSGTTEILGTHYELEYVRRDVPKEERPPRARRRRRRAPKSEEPEAVSKPQEEPVSEEGQEGLLHAGLRLISRLRPAPLRWLRAEEEEPSPGPTAHSHPTRMPWRRWQR comes from the coding sequence GTGGCTATTATCGAGGATGGAATTTTGCAGGAGCTCGACATTAAATCCACCGCTAAGGAGCAGTTGAAGGGCAACATTTATAAAGCAAAGGTGGTCAATGTCGAGCAAGGCCTCCAGGCTGCATTTGTTGATTTCTCAGGAGGAAAGCCAGGATTTCTTTCCTTGGGGGAGATTCAGCCGAATTATTTGCCGGAAAAAGAGAAGGGCAACCGTCGCCGCATCCAAGAAGTCCTCAAACGGGGTCAAGAGCTCCTCGTCCAAGTCACCAAGGATGAGATCGGAGCTAAGGGAGCTGCGCTGACCACATATATTAGTTTGCCGGGCCGATATCTCGTCTTAATGCCAGGTTCTGATTCCACAGGGATCAGCCGTAAAATCGAGGACGAGGTAACACGTCAGCGACTCAAAAAGATTATGGGACAGCTTGACGTTCCATCAGACATGGGTCTTATCGTGCGAACGGCGGGCCTCGACCGCACCAAAACCGACCTCGGAAAGGACTTAACATATCTCCTCAAGCTCTGGGAGACCATCGCCCAGAAGGGGGAGGAGGCCAAAGCGACTGCCCTCATATACCAAGATCTCAACGTCATCATCCGGGCCATTCGGGATTACTTCACGACCGACATCGGCGAGGTACTCATAGACAACCAAGAAGTCTACCAAGAGGCGAAGGAATTCTTTGCCGACGTGATGCCCCGCTTCGGCCGTCGGGTCAAGCTCTATTCGGATAAGAGACCGCTCTTTTCTAGGTACGATTTGGAGAATCAGATTGAGATGATTTACGAGTGGAAGATACCGCTGAAAGGAGGCGGTTCCATAATCATCGAGCCTACCGAAGCATTGGTGACGATAGACGTGAACTCTGGCCGAGGCTTACCCAAAAAGGGGATGGAGGAAACAGCCTATCAAACCAACCTTGAGGCGGCCCGAGAAGCCGCACGCCAGCTCAGGTTGCGCGACTTGGGCGGGCTTGTCGTCATCGATTTTATCGACATGAGAGACCGGAAACACAAGGCCGCCGTAGAGAGGGAGTTTCGGGCTGCAGTCAAGCCTGACAAGGCCCGCATACAGACCTCCTCCATATCCCGCTTTGGTCTCATGGAGCTTTCCCGTCAAAGGCTCCGCAGTCCACTGATGGACGTGAGCTTTAGCTCCTGCCCAAACTGCCAGGGCCATGGCGTGATAAAATCGACGGAAGCCAAAAGCATGGAGATTCTCCGCAAAATTCACACTGCTGCCGCTCGCGGAAACGTCCGCGAGGTCCGAGGCATCATGTCGGCGTCCGTGGTCGAGTACCTCCTGAATCGAAAACGCAGGGAGCTGCTCCAGATCGAGATCGACTACGACGTAAAAGTGGTGCTCTCAGGCACCACCGAGATTCTGGGAACACACTACGAGCTGGAGTACGTAAGGCGTGACGTGCCAAAGGAAGAAAGGCCGCCCAGGGCCCGGAGACGGCGCCGACGCGCCCCGAAATCCGAGGAGCCGGAGGCAGTGTCCAAACCGCAGGAGGAGCCGGTTTCAGAAGAAGGCCAAGAGGGGTTGTTGCACGCGGGCCTTCGCCTCATTAGTCGCCTGAGGCCCGCCCCGCTCCGGTGGCTCCGTGCCGAGGAGGAAGAGCCTTCCCCCGGACCGACAGCCCACTCCCACCCCACCAGGATGCCTTGGAGGAGGTGGCAGAGGTAA
- a CDS encoding calcium/sodium antiporter, translating into MPVPTWMLAPLYLGGVALILFSANRLVILCLAITKKWGVTSLVLGSTLVAMATSLPEFSVVLVAVLSGEHDLALGTILGANILNIGLVLGISTTITPIEVSRTARRRELPLALGVLVLFFLFALNRHVGRLEGMVMIAAMGGYLYLHLRTAAGDIRAFQSGKPTAETTPAVGSTILQVLVAVAALFGGGVLVVLAASGIAETLGISRLTLGVVLVALSTTIPELAASVSSAYHKEPEISLANVIGSNNFNILVCVGFVAILKPITVNPTALRVEFPVAFAFYLLLMWLFRSHATLSRREGIVLLTCYGLFVAWLIMG; encoded by the coding sequence ATGCCCGTCCCTACCTGGATGCTGGCGCCCCTATACCTCGGAGGGGTAGCGCTCATCCTCTTCTCCGCCAACCGGCTAGTGATTCTATGTTTGGCCATTACCAAGAAATGGGGGGTAACATCCCTGGTTCTAGGCTCCACGTTGGTTGCTATGGCCACCTCGCTGCCGGAATTCAGTGTTGTGCTTGTAGCGGTTCTGAGCGGTGAGCACGACTTGGCGCTAGGAACCATTCTTGGGGCCAACATCCTCAATATAGGCCTCGTTCTGGGTATCTCTACTACCATCACCCCCATTGAGGTGAGCCGGACAGCCCGGCGGCGGGAATTACCCCTCGCTCTCGGCGTCCTCGTCCTCTTCTTTCTATTTGCCCTCAACCGACATGTCGGGAGGCTCGAGGGGATGGTGATGATCGCTGCCATGGGCGGATACCTCTATCTCCACCTGCGTACGGCGGCGGGAGATATCAGAGCATTCCAATCGGGCAAGCCTACGGCTGAGACCACGCCCGCAGTTGGGTCAACCATACTCCAGGTGCTGGTGGCCGTGGCGGCGCTCTTTGGCGGCGGGGTCTTGGTGGTGCTAGCCGCCAGCGGAATTGCAGAGACCCTGGGCATCAGCCGGCTCACCCTAGGGGTTGTACTCGTAGCTTTGAGCACAACGATTCCGGAGCTCGCGGCCTCAGTCTCGAGCGCATATCACAAAGAGCCCGAGATCAGCCTCGCCAACGTTATCGGCAGCAACAACTTCAACATTCTCGTCTGCGTGGGCTTCGTCGCAATTCTCAAACCCATCACCGTGAATCCCACGGCCCTCAGAGTGGAATTTCCCGTCGCCTTCGCCTTCTACCTTCTCTTGATGTGGTTATTCAGAAGTCACGCGACCCTAAGCAGGCGGGAAGGCATAGTGTTGCTGACCTGTTACGGACTGTTCGTCGCCTGGCTCATCATGGGATGA
- a CDS encoding LysM peptidoglycan-binding domain-containing protein has protein sequence MPPPPTGTRFAGGTNESIILQARSEVLQGLRAYEANDWEKTRRAFDNALDIIHRADLPEPYKDLKLIQVGLPQAYRHFDLTAIHNQVRGFPLKQGAHRGGSRILAEESSEESSEGTSSWGPSLPSHYSAHNPSTLPEKAFLEREIIRLVAKFGEDSYTVPPVFVESVQHFITDYQGPRKKFFKKALRRSGKYVPLITVIFRQKKVPEDMAYMALVESGYSPTVTSRAKARGLWQFIRSTGRSYGLRIDKWRDERLDPVKSTIAAREYFLDLVAIFGSRSFLLAMASYNAGEGKITSCLKRLDDPFEERNFWAIRGCLRRETREYIPRVIAAAIVAKYPERYGFTAPRPLGDVDWMIVTTPTRLSKLAKYAGITEGALRKLNPDLTPKERSTPSRVINFPLAVPRGKGAAVAQALAAARTLRPGAGAARASTVSYRVRRGDNLWTIGRRFGIAPAKIAYWNGVKGGLIRPGQTLVMYKDGQGREAPPSSPSSATAAPAKGKRFRYVVQKGNSLYDIGRYFGVPYRDIMRWNRLRNARIFPGQKLTIYTTRAPFLTTYLVKPGDTLSEISSRHKVRLDYLMGYNGLSPGDMIRVNEKLKIYRFK, from the coding sequence TTGCCGCCGCCACCTACTGGGACGAGGTTCGCCGGAGGCACCAACGAGAGCATTATCCTCCAAGCTCGCTCCGAAGTGCTCCAGGGTTTGAGGGCATATGAGGCCAACGACTGGGAGAAAACCCGCAGGGCTTTCGATAATGCGCTAGACATTATCCATCGGGCCGACCTGCCGGAACCCTACAAAGATTTGAAGCTCATTCAGGTGGGTCTGCCGCAAGCCTACCGTCACTTCGACCTTACAGCCATCCACAACCAAGTAAGGGGCTTCCCCTTAAAGCAGGGCGCTCACCGTGGTGGGTCGAGGATCCTGGCCGAGGAGTCCTCCGAGGAGTCCTCCGAGGGGACGTCTTCTTGGGGGCCTTCCCTGCCAAGCCACTACTCCGCACATAATCCATCCACTCTCCCCGAGAAAGCGTTTCTTGAAAGAGAGATTATCCGGCTTGTGGCCAAGTTCGGGGAAGATTCTTACACCGTCCCGCCCGTTTTCGTAGAGAGCGTGCAGCACTTCATCACCGACTATCAGGGCCCCAGGAAAAAATTCTTCAAAAAAGCACTGAGGCGATCGGGGAAGTACGTTCCGCTCATCACCGTCATATTCAGACAAAAGAAGGTACCAGAGGATATGGCCTACATGGCCCTGGTGGAAAGCGGCTACTCGCCGACGGTAACAAGCAGAGCCAAAGCCCGCGGACTTTGGCAATTCATCCGCTCGACGGGCCGCTCCTACGGACTCCGCATAGATAAGTGGCGGGACGAGAGGCTCGACCCAGTGAAATCGACCATCGCCGCCCGTGAGTACTTTCTCGACCTGGTGGCCATCTTCGGCTCCCGATCTTTCTTGCTGGCGATGGCGAGCTACAACGCTGGAGAGGGAAAAATCACCTCCTGCCTCAAGCGGCTTGACGACCCATTCGAGGAAAGAAACTTTTGGGCCATCCGAGGATGCCTGCGCCGTGAGACGAGGGAATACATACCACGGGTTATCGCGGCCGCAATTGTTGCCAAATATCCTGAACGCTACGGCTTCACCGCACCAAGGCCTCTGGGAGATGTGGACTGGATGATCGTCACGACGCCGACTCGTCTGAGCAAGCTTGCCAAATACGCTGGGATCACCGAGGGGGCCCTCCGCAAGCTCAACCCCGACCTCACCCCCAAAGAACGCTCCACCCCGTCAAGGGTGATCAACTTCCCTCTTGCCGTCCCTCGGGGGAAAGGCGCCGCCGTAGCACAGGCGCTCGCGGCGGCCCGTACCCTTCGGCCGGGCGCCGGTGCCGCCAGGGCTAGCACCGTCTCCTACCGGGTGCGCCGGGGCGACAATCTCTGGACTATTGGCCGGCGCTTCGGAATTGCACCGGCGAAAATCGCTTATTGGAACGGCGTTAAGGGTGGACTCATCCGCCCCGGTCAAACCCTTGTCATGTATAAGGACGGACAGGGTCGGGAAGCCCCACCATCGAGTCCATCCTCCGCCACCGCCGCTCCGGCTAAAGGAAAACGGTTCAGGTACGTCGTCCAAAAGGGCAACAGCCTCTACGATATCGGCAGATACTTCGGTGTTCCCTACCGCGACATCATGCGGTGGAACCGTTTGAGAAACGCCAGGATATTCCCTGGCCAAAAGCTTACGATCTATACCACCAGGGCTCCCTTCCTCACCACCTATCTGGTGAAGCCGGGAGACACGCTCTCCGAAATCAGCAGCCGCCACAAGGTTAGACTCGACTACCTCATGGGGTATAATGGGCTTTCGCCCGGAGACATGATCCGGGTCAACGAAAAGCTCAAAATCTACCGATTCAAGTAG
- a CDS encoding deoxyhypusine synthase — translation MSDPKLPELDLTPLTAGMSPADLIDSAFHAFNAARIREACRLYATSLLRDDVTVGLSLSGALTPAGLGTSCLVPLIQRNYVDWIVTTGAVLYHDLHLGLGYSFYRGSPGLDDKELRKRKLIRIYDVIIEFEAMRATDQWLRKVFEDPVFQRTMGSAELHYRLGEKIAESEKRLGLGGATMLAAAYAAGVPIYVASPGDSSIGLVVAERALVGKTIVFDISRDVNETAAIVHHSKQKGKSGAVSIGGGAPKNFLLQTGPQLEDILGLEEMPHDYFIQFTDARPDTGGLSGATPSEAVSWGKIDPDALRHAVTAYVDATIAIPLLTSYLMERGGEREAKRLYDRLPSMVHHLQAEFIAHEKQIGNLPPDYEPESL, via the coding sequence ATGAGCGATCCAAAGCTGCCAGAACTTGACCTGACACCCCTGACTGCCGGGATGAGCCCGGCGGACCTGATTGATTCGGCCTTCCACGCATTCAACGCCGCCCGGATCAGGGAGGCCTGCCGACTCTATGCCACCAGTCTGCTGCGAGACGATGTAACCGTAGGCCTGAGCCTCTCGGGAGCACTAACCCCTGCCGGCCTAGGGACATCCTGCCTGGTGCCCCTGATCCAGCGCAACTACGTGGACTGGATCGTCACGACCGGCGCAGTCCTCTACCACGACCTACACCTGGGCCTCGGTTATTCTTTTTATCGAGGCAGCCCCGGCCTTGACGACAAGGAGCTGCGCAAACGGAAGCTCATTCGCATCTACGACGTCATCATCGAGTTCGAAGCCATGCGGGCCACCGACCAGTGGCTTCGAAAGGTCTTCGAAGACCCCGTCTTCCAGCGAACCATGGGCTCGGCGGAGCTTCACTACCGCCTAGGCGAGAAGATAGCCGAGAGTGAAAAGCGCCTCGGCCTGGGGGGCGCAACAATGCTTGCTGCGGCCTACGCCGCAGGGGTTCCCATCTACGTCGCCTCGCCAGGCGATAGCTCCATAGGCCTCGTTGTAGCTGAGAGGGCCCTCGTAGGCAAGACCATCGTCTTCGACATCAGCCGCGATGTCAACGAAACGGCGGCCATCGTCCACCACTCTAAGCAAAAGGGCAAGAGCGGTGCAGTGTCGATTGGTGGGGGAGCCCCTAAGAATTTCCTCCTGCAGACGGGGCCGCAGCTTGAAGACATCCTCGGCCTTGAGGAGATGCCCCACGACTACTTCATCCAGTTCACCGACGCGCGGCCCGATACTGGGGGCTTGTCGGGCGCCACGCCTTCAGAGGCGGTCTCGTGGGGCAAAATCGACCCGGACGCGCTTCGCCACGCGGTGACGGCATATGTTGACGCCACCATCGCCATCCCGCTGCTTACGTCCTACTTGATGGAACGAGGAGGCGAGCGTGAGGCGAAGAGGCTCTACGACCGTTTACCCTCAATGGTCCATCACCTACAGGCGGAATTTATAGCCCACGAAAAACAGATTGGCAACCTTCCGCCGGACTACGAGCCAGAGTCCCTCTAG